The genomic segment AGTCGCGCATTCGCCCGGATGGGATTGTTCAGCAGGCCCAGAAATAATGAAGAAGATTCAAGACGAGGCGGAAATATGGGCTGACGGCTACAGCTTCGTCGAGTTCCAGCGAACCGGGACCGGTCTGATTCCTTATCACCACGAGTTCCGCTCCTCAACCCCAGCGCCGCCAGTCGCATCGCCGTTGCGTTTGGCACAGGGCGAATCAGAGAGTGGTTGGACACCCTGGGTTTTTCTTGCGTGAAGAGTGGTGGTGCGGCTCATGCCAACCGTGGAGTCACACGGGTCGGGACTGATTACCCAGCGTCGCGGTTGCACCCATTTCACTGACAGCGGTGAGGAAGTCTCGCGCTATGCGAACGACCGCACCTCCGAAACTGGCGGCTTCGTTCTGGGCATCCTGCTCATTTTGAAACACCGCCAATACGCTGCCGTATGAGTAAACGACTCCCCAGCTGCCAGCGTCGTCGGTATCCATCTTCGTTATGTCCATGATGTCTTCCTAGGGTTTTACCAATGTGACGGAATCACGTCGCATAGATATCATGCCGTCAAAACATCGACAATCACCGTTCGGCGGCAGGTCCAAACGCCAGCTTCGACACCGACAAAAGCCAAGCTGCTGCGCGTCGGTCGCAGCCTGGCACCTTCCGTCAATATGGCTTTCATCAGTGGTGAGCAGAGCGTTGCCCAACTCACCAGCGCCCTCTATCGGCTGACGTTGTGCCGCTCGCCTGGGTGCGTTTCATGCCCCATCGGCGTGGTATTGGGAAGCGTCACTTCGGGCTCTAAGAAGTCAGGGCTGTGCACTTCAGAGTCGAGGGGCATATGGCTATAGCGCTGCTTGTTTGCCACGTTCTGATGTCGCTCTTGCTGGTCGGCCTCGGTCAGGATGCGCTTGGCCTCACAGCGCCCGCTGATGCCGCGGGTCAGTGCCATGCCGCCCATGGCCAGTTGCAGCAGCCCACTCAAACCGCCGTGCCGCACGCCTCTGCCCAGCAGCATCAGTCCAGCGCGGATCGAAGCCGCACGCTCCCAGCCATGCACGTTCTGTGATGCGGTTTTGTCGAGATATCGATTCACGGTCGCTCCTTATATAGGTTGTGTGTGTCACAGGTTCGGCATCGTCGTGCGGTAACTCGTTCTGGGAAGGGGATGAATGGTGTGTTCGATCATTTGGAGTCACTGTTGTGAGCCACCGATAAAGGCTTGACAGCCGGGCATGGCTGCCGCAGATTTCGCTAAACGTAATTCAATTACGCAAACAAAATGGCGTTCGATAAATCAGACGCGCTCTTGCACCCAGTCGTGGCAAAGAATATGGATCCGTATACCGCTTACCGTACTGCTTGGTCTGGCCGGCTCCGGAACGCTTTGGCAGCCGGAGCGGTGGGCGACGTGGCCGCTCCGGTGGTCCGGTTCCGCCACGCTGGTGAACATGAGCAATTGCTTCGCCTCACGCTGACCCAGCAGCGCGGGGCGGTGGTGTCGCGATCCGCTGATTTGCGGCGGTCATTCGGCGAAGCCTCAGTGACCGCCGAATGAAAATCCTTGGCTTCCGTCTCACCCTCGGCGATCACCTCGGTCGCAGCGTTCGGGGTATTTCCTGTGCACCGCCGGGCTGACGCTTTCGCGTCGACCCTCTCATGCACAGTTAATCAAGGAGCCAATCATGGCCGATCTGTTTGAAAACCCAATGGGCCTCATGGGCTTCGAGTTCATCGAATTCGCCTCGCCCAACCCGAACGTCATCGAGCCAGTGCTGGAAAGCATGGGTTTCTCCCATGTCGCCAACCACCGCTCGAAAGACGTGGCGCTGTACCGTCAGGGTGAAATCAACGCCATCGTCAACCGCGAGTCCAAGGGCATCGCGGCGTATTTTGCCGCCGAGCACGGCCCGTCGGTGTGTGGCATGGCCTTCCGCGTGAAGGATGCGCAGAAGGCCTATACCCGTGCGCTGGAGTTGGGGGCGCAAGCCATTGAACTGCCCACCGGGCCGATGGAGCTGCGTCTGCCAGCGATCAAGGGTATCGGCGGTGCGCCGCTGTATCTGGTCGACCGTTTCGGCGAAGGCAGCTCCATCTACGACATCGACTTTGTTTTTCTCGAAGGCGTTGATCGTCATCCAGTGGGTGCTGGCCTAAAGATCATCGATCACCTGACCCACAATGTGTACCGGGGCCGCATGGTCTACTGGGCGGACTTTTACGAGAAGTTGTTCAACTTCCGCGAGATCCGCTACTTCGATATCAAAGGCGAGTACACCGGCCTGACTTCCAAGGCCATGACCGCGCCGGACGGCATGATCCGCATCCCGCTCAACGAGGAATCGTCGAAGGGCGCGGGGCAGATCGAGGAGTTTCTGATGCAGTTCAACGGCGAGGGCATTCAGCACGTGGCCTTCCTCACCGATGACCTGATCCAGACCTGGGACAAGCTGAAGGCCAGCGGCACGGTGTTCATGACCGCACCGCCGGAAACCTACTACGAGATGCTCGAAGGGCGCCTTCCCAACCACGGCGAGCCGGTGGAGGAGTTGAAGTCGCGCGGCATCCTGCTCGACGGCGCAGAAGAGAATGGCGAGCAGCGACTGTTGCTGCAGATATTCTCCGGCACCGTGCTGGGTCCCGTGTTCTTCGAGTTTATCCAGCGCAAGGGCGACAGCGGCTTCGGCGAAGGCAACTTCAAGGCGTTGTTCGAATCCATTGAGCGTGATCAGATCCAGCGTGGCGTGCTAAGCACCACTGAGTGATCGAACGGGCGGCAGCCGGGTACGGCTGCCGTTATCTTTGGCTATGCCTTGGTGAACCGGTCGACCCGATAAGGCTGCGGGTCTATCGCAGGCGTCTCGCCGCAGAGCAGACTGACTACGACTTCCGCCGTGATTGCCGCCTGGGTCAACCCGAGGTGCTGGTTGCCGAAGGCAAATAGCAGGTTGGAATAGGCTGGATGGCGGCTGATGACCGGCAGCGAGTCGGGCAGTGTTGGGCGGTGACCCATCCACTCGCTTTTCTTCATCGACAGCCGTTTAAGTTCGGGTATCAGGGCCTGGCTGTGGCGCAGCAATGTCTTGAAACGGCGCTCGAAGGGAGCGGCCCGCAATCCTCCAATTTCGGTGAACCCCACCGAACGCAAACCTGACGCCACGGGGCTCATGACGAAGTGGCGCTCCGCCGACCCCACGGGACGATTGAGCATTGCGGTCCTGCCGTGCAGGGTCAGGTGATATCCCCGCTCAGCTTCCAGCGGCACATCCAGACCGGCCATATTGATCAGCGACTTGCTCCATGCGCCTGTACAAACAATTGCTTTGTCGCACACAAGGGTTTCCTTGGGGCCTGTCAGCGTGACCTGCCGCGCGTCTGCGTTGAGGCTGTCGATGGACTGCTGAACGAAGCGCCCACCGCGCGCCTCGAACACCCTGAACAGATGCTGGCAGAGCAAATACGGATCGCGTACCTGATACGCGTTGGGAAAGAACAGCGCGTGAGACACCGTCGTGCTCAGCGCCGGCTCTAACTCAGCGATGCGATCGGCCTCGACCAGGACGCTCTCGATGCCCCAACTTTGCAGGTAGCGGCTGTGCTCCGCGGCTTCGCGCCGACGTGAGGCTGATTCCCAAACCAGCAGATAACCGGACTTCTGCAGGTGATCGCTACCGTCAACGTCTTGCAAGGTGCGCTTCCAGGCATCAATCGCCTCGCCGTTGAGTTGCCGTAAGCCTCGCCTGGACTGTTCGACCTGCTCAGGCTTGGCCGCTGCGAGAAAGCGCAACAGCCAGGGCAGGCTGCGGTGCAGATAGCGAATCGGCAGGGCCAGTGGGCCGTTCGGATCGAGCAGCATGCGCGGCGCTCGCTGGATCGTCTCGGGTTTGGAGAGCGGGTCGATCAGTTCTGTCGCCAGATACCCCGCGTTGCCGAACGATGCGCCTTTGCCTGGTTCACCTCGGTCGACCAGTGTCACCCGGTAGCCTTTTCGCTGTGCCTGGAGTGCCGTGCACAGCCCGACGACACCTGCACCGATAACGGCAACACTTGAGCGGGTATCCGTGTTGGCTTGGGTTTGCATGGCGTCATTCCTGATCACTGCTCGGTCACCGGCTCTAGTCTCGTCGTGCCGCTGTCGGCCGACACCTCGTTCTCCGCACGTTTGCAGAACCATCCCAACTGGGCATAAACGATGCCGATCAGCGGGGACAGCCAGCAGGCGAATGCCAATGGGGCGTAGAGGAGATTGCTGTAGTCGCCCGCCGCCACGGCCAATCCAAGCGTGCCGATCACGAAGGCCCCACCGGCGTTCCACGGAATCAGCGGAGACATCAGGGTGCCGCCTTCTTCGATGGCGCGGGACAGATTGAGACGGCTATAGCCTAGACGGTCGTATTCGGGACCGTACATCCGCCCCGGTAAGGCGATCGACAGGTAGACGTCACCTGCGACGGCGTTGGTTGCGATCGAAGTCAGGATCGCGTTGCGTTGCAGGCCCTTGATGCCGTGGCTCATCCGCATTACCGCCGATACCACTGTTTCCAGGCACCGAGTTCGTTCCAGGGCGCCGCCGAAGGCCAGCGCGAACATCA from the Stutzerimonas stutzeri genome contains:
- a CDS encoding YgaP family membrane protein, with product MNRYLDKTASQNVHGWERAASIRAGLMLLGRGVRHGGLSGLLQLAMGGMALTRGISGRCEAKRILTEADQQERHQNVANKQRYSHMPLDSEVHSPDFLEPEVTLPNTTPMGHETHPGERHNVSR
- a CDS encoding NAD(P)/FAD-dependent oxidoreductase; translation: MQTQANTDTRSSVAVIGAGVVGLCTALQAQRKGYRVTLVDRGEPGKGASFGNAGYLATELIDPLSKPETIQRAPRMLLDPNGPLALPIRYLHRSLPWLLRFLAAAKPEQVEQSRRGLRQLNGEAIDAWKRTLQDVDGSDHLQKSGYLLVWESASRRREAAEHSRYLQSWGIESVLVEADRIAELEPALSTTVSHALFFPNAYQVRDPYLLCQHLFRVFEARGGRFVQQSIDSLNADARQVTLTGPKETLVCDKAIVCTGAWSKSLINMAGLDVPLEAERGYHLTLHGRTAMLNRPVGSAERHFVMSPVASGLRSVGFTEIGGLRAAPFERRFKTLLRHSQALIPELKRLSMKKSEWMGHRPTLPDSLPVISRHPAYSNLLFAFGNQHLGLTQAAITAEVVVSLLCGETPAIDPQPYRVDRFTKA
- the hppD gene encoding 4-hydroxyphenylpyruvate dioxygenase; amino-acid sequence: MADLFENPMGLMGFEFIEFASPNPNVIEPVLESMGFSHVANHRSKDVALYRQGEINAIVNRESKGIAAYFAAEHGPSVCGMAFRVKDAQKAYTRALELGAQAIELPTGPMELRLPAIKGIGGAPLYLVDRFGEGSSIYDIDFVFLEGVDRHPVGAGLKIIDHLTHNVYRGRMVYWADFYEKLFNFREIRYFDIKGEYTGLTSKAMTAPDGMIRIPLNEESSKGAGQIEEFLMQFNGEGIQHVAFLTDDLIQTWDKLKASGTVFMTAPPETYYEMLEGRLPNHGEPVEELKSRGILLDGAEENGEQRLLLQIFSGTVLGPVFFEFIQRKGDSGFGEGNFKALFESIERDQIQRGVLSTTE